In one Cercospora beticola chromosome 1, complete sequence genomic region, the following are encoded:
- the CMC4 gene encoding Cx9C motif-containing protein 4, mitochondrial, with translation MVCALPLKRVTSLSDDQVKPTTPEDGLKTDPPCHPQACAIQDCIQKNNYKEEKCQKQINALYECCNLFYQKEGDDASTVSCPKANLLRLKMKQRSQGIK, from the exons ATGGTATGTGCACTTCCTCTCAAGCGCGTCACTTCACTTTCTGATGATCAAGTGAAGCCCACAACGCCTGAAGACGGTCTGAAGACGGACCCTCCCTGCCACCCGCAAGCTTGTGCAATTCAAG ACTGCATACAGAAGAACAACTacaaggaggagaagtgcCAGAAACAG ATCAACGCGCT ATACGAGTGTTGCAACCTCTTCTACCAGAAGGAAGGCGATGACGCGAGCACCGTATCTTGCCCAAAGGCCAATCTGCTGAGattgaagatgaagcagcGGTCCCAAGGCATCAAGTGA